In Candidatus Kryptobacter tengchongensis, a genomic segment contains:
- a CDS encoding DNA mismatch repair protein MutS2 yields the protein MNNETLNKLEFDKIKQHILSFATSQIGIELIENLSPYTNKSIIERELKLTVEMKDLLAYDDPFPIDGIKDIRIALRRCEIEESFLTPSDFLDIKSVLTASRLIREYLNKRAQKYPNLWELARNIFVNRVLEYNIEEIIDETGNVKDNASPELRQIREEILRKQDYVRKRLYAILKQISEKDYTQDDIIPQRDGRLVIPIKVEHKRHVPGVVHGTSSTGLTVFIEPAEIVELNNEILQLQFQEQKEIERILRELTNKVRENLQYLQTNINILAKLDFIYAKAKFALQIDGYAPEISDDGPIVLNSAYHPILLLRHGRNKVVPLDFKLGDSSSVLVISGPNSGGKTVALKTVGLLTIMTQAGIPVPLKESSKLRIFKKVFIDIGDEQSVEKDLSSFGSHIKNLKKIISEADNKTLVLLDELGSGTDPAEGGALGIAIIEKLKAKGSSVIVTTHNSTIKFYAYNNPEIECGAMEFDHQTLAPTYRLRIGVPGSSYAFEIAKRLGLDEEIINSAKKNLNEHQVKAEEILSRLEALEVEYRKLVNELKEKDEKLNKMISEYKQKLAEVEREKKKAKKEAFAELREIAENARAKIEEAIRKIKETEASKESIKHAHKVAEQINKQFHELSKQLEEQKDEIIELKPGDLVKMRDGTQIGEVLQVDGSNVVVAFGAVKMLLKTDVLEKVEQKEAKKLTSAIDLFAPVSTKIDVRGMRADEAINAIDKFIDTSFLYRLKRIEIIHGKGTGKLKKEIAEFLKRHPNVKSFRSGSWEEGGDGVTIVELNVD from the coding sequence GTGAATAACGAGACGCTAAATAAACTTGAGTTTGATAAAATAAAGCAACACATCCTCTCATTTGCGACCTCACAAATTGGCATTGAACTCATTGAAAACCTTTCACCATACACAAATAAAAGCATCATTGAGAGAGAGTTAAAATTGACAGTTGAAATGAAAGACCTACTTGCTTACGACGACCCATTTCCAATTGATGGCATCAAGGATATACGAATCGCATTGAGAAGATGCGAAATTGAGGAAAGTTTCTTGACGCCCTCTGATTTTCTTGATATAAAGTCAGTCCTTACTGCTTCAAGATTAATAAGAGAATATCTTAACAAGCGAGCACAGAAATATCCAAATTTGTGGGAACTTGCAAGGAATATATTTGTGAACAGGGTGCTTGAGTATAATATAGAGGAAATCATAGATGAAACTGGAAATGTAAAGGATAACGCAAGCCCAGAGCTTAGGCAAATTCGTGAGGAGATCCTCAGAAAGCAAGATTATGTGAGAAAAAGATTATACGCAATTCTAAAGCAAATTTCGGAAAAAGATTACACTCAAGATGATATAATTCCTCAAAGGGATGGTCGTCTTGTAATACCAATTAAAGTTGAACATAAAAGACATGTGCCAGGCGTTGTTCATGGAACATCATCAACTGGTTTAACTGTGTTCATTGAACCAGCTGAAATAGTTGAGTTAAACAACGAAATCTTGCAACTTCAATTTCAAGAGCAGAAAGAGATTGAGCGAATACTCCGGGAATTAACAAATAAGGTCAGAGAAAATTTACAATATCTTCAGACCAACATAAATATCCTCGCCAAACTTGATTTTATTTATGCGAAGGCAAAATTTGCACTTCAAATAGATGGCTATGCTCCTGAGATTTCCGATGATGGTCCAATCGTTTTAAACTCTGCATATCATCCCATTCTTTTGTTAAGGCATGGACGGAACAAAGTTGTCCCACTTGACTTTAAACTTGGTGATAGTTCATCTGTTCTTGTGATCTCTGGACCGAATTCAGGTGGCAAGACTGTTGCTTTAAAAACAGTTGGTTTACTTACAATTATGACCCAAGCGGGGATACCCGTGCCATTGAAAGAATCAAGCAAATTAAGAATTTTCAAAAAAGTTTTCATTGACATAGGCGATGAACAATCAGTTGAGAAAGATCTTTCATCTTTCGGCTCGCACATTAAAAATCTGAAAAAGATAATTTCCGAAGCTGATAACAAAACCCTTGTACTCCTTGATGAGCTTGGTTCCGGAACTGATCCTGCAGAGGGCGGAGCACTTGGAATTGCCATAATTGAAAAATTGAAAGCCAAAGGATCATCTGTAATCGTCACAACTCACAACAGCACAATTAAATTTTATGCCTATAACAATCCCGAAATTGAATGCGGAGCAATGGAATTTGACCATCAAACGCTTGCTCCAACCTATAGATTAAGAATTGGTGTTCCGGGAAGTAGCTATGCATTTGAAATTGCGAAGCGACTTGGACTTGATGAGGAGATAATAAACAGCGCAAAGAAAAATCTTAATGAACATCAAGTAAAAGCCGAGGAAATTTTATCACGCCTTGAAGCACTTGAGGTTGAATACAGAAAACTTGTAAACGAATTAAAGGAAAAAGATGAAAAACTTAACAAAATGATTTCGGAGTATAAACAAAAACTTGCTGAGGTTGAGCGTGAAAAGAAAAAGGCAAAAAAAGAAGCATTTGCGGAACTCAGAGAAATAGCTGAAAATGCGAGAGCAAAAATTGAAGAAGCGATAAGAAAGATAAAAGAAACAGAGGCTTCAAAAGAAAGCATAAAGCACGCGCACAAAGTCGCTGAACAGATAAACAAACAATTTCATGAATTGTCAAAACAGCTTGAGGAACAAAAAGATGAAATAATTGAGCTTAAACCAGGGGATTTAGTAAAGATGAGAGATGGAACACAAATCGGTGAAGTTTTGCAGGTTGATGGATCAAATGTTGTCGTTGCCTTCGGCGCTGTGAAAATGCTTCTAAAGACGGATGTGCTTGAAAAGGTTGAGCAAAAAGAAGCTAAAAAATTAACCTCAGCAATTGACCTTTTTGCGCCTGTATCAACGAAAATTGATGTGAGAGGAATGCGAGCAGATGAGGCGATAAATGCAATTGATAAATTTATTGATACGAGCTTTCTATACAGGTTGAAACGAATTGAAATAATTCATGGCAAAGGTACGGGAAAATTAAAAAAGGAGATAGCTGAATTTTTAAAACGACATCCGAATGTCAAATCATTCCGTTCAGGAAGCTGGGAAGAAGGTGGCGATGGAGTTACCATTGTTGAGTTGAATGTTGACTAA
- a CDS encoding acetyl-CoA carboxylase, biotin carboxylase subunit, translating into MRILIANRGEIAVRVMRSCKILGIETIAIYSKVDKDKPFVAIADYAECIGEANPIETYLNMEKIIKVAKDLKADAIHPGYGFLSENEEFAKLVQDNGIIFVGPSPDAIKKMGDKLEARKIAKSVGVPIVPGSENPITDTNEAIKIAKEIGLPILIKAAAGGGGKGMRIVYEESELESAIRGAKNEAMFAFGDDRVYIEKYVEEPHHIEVQILADKFGNVIALGERECSIQRRHQKVIEETPSPIITPDLREKLFESAIKIAKAVNYENAGTIEFLVDKDRNFYFLEMNTRLQVEHPVTEMVTGIDIVAEQIKIALGNKLSFSQEDIKPHGHAIECRIYAEDPFNNFLPSTGKITEIKQPSGPWIRIDAGIEAGNEITIHYDPMISKIIAWGRNRIEAIERMKIALSEYKIYGVKTTIPFCLWVMSNEFFRKGKYDTHFIKNYFNPSELKESAEISTDGSISTQIAIAIASGILNLEKMHQKISTKLQAQSPNSRENVNRWKLKRYENFR; encoded by the coding sequence ATGCGAATCTTAATCGCAAACCGTGGTGAAATCGCAGTTAGAGTTATGCGAAGCTGTAAAATACTTGGAATTGAAACAATAGCAATTTATTCAAAAGTTGATAAAGATAAACCTTTCGTTGCGATAGCTGATTATGCTGAATGTATAGGCGAGGCAAATCCAATAGAAACATATCTCAACATGGAAAAAATAATAAAAGTGGCTAAAGATTTGAAAGCAGACGCAATTCATCCAGGATATGGTTTTCTTTCTGAAAATGAAGAATTTGCTAAACTCGTGCAGGATAACGGGATAATTTTTGTGGGTCCATCACCTGATGCAATTAAAAAAATGGGGGATAAACTTGAAGCACGAAAAATTGCAAAAAGCGTTGGCGTTCCAATAGTCCCGGGCTCCGAAAATCCAATAACTGATACAAATGAGGCAATCAAAATTGCCAAAGAAATAGGCTTACCAATCTTAATCAAAGCAGCAGCTGGTGGTGGTGGCAAAGGAATGCGAATCGTTTATGAGGAAAGTGAACTTGAATCAGCAATAAGAGGAGCCAAAAATGAAGCCATGTTCGCATTCGGAGATGATAGAGTTTATATTGAAAAATATGTTGAGGAACCACATCATATTGAAGTGCAAATACTTGCAGATAAATTTGGAAATGTCATCGCGCTTGGGGAAAGAGAATGCTCAATTCAAAGAAGGCACCAAAAAGTAATTGAAGAAACACCATCGCCAATCATCACCCCTGATTTAAGGGAAAAATTATTTGAATCAGCAATCAAAATTGCAAAAGCTGTAAATTACGAAAACGCTGGAACAATTGAGTTTTTAGTTGATAAAGATAGAAACTTTTATTTCCTTGAAATGAATACCCGCCTTCAAGTTGAACACCCTGTAACAGAAATGGTCACTGGAATTGATATAGTGGCTGAACAGATAAAAATTGCCCTCGGAAATAAGTTGAGTTTCTCGCAAGAAGATATAAAACCACACGGACATGCAATTGAATGCAGAATCTATGCCGAAGATCCATTTAATAATTTTCTTCCGTCAACTGGAAAAATCACCGAAATAAAACAGCCAAGCGGTCCATGGATCAGAATTGATGCTGGAATTGAAGCGGGAAATGAAATAACGATTCATTATGACCCGATGATTTCAAAGATAATAGCGTGGGGAAGAAATAGGATTGAGGCAATTGAAAGAATGAAGATAGCCCTCAGCGAGTATAAAATTTATGGAGTTAAGACAACAATACCATTTTGCCTCTGGGTTATGAGCAATGAATTTTTCCGCAAAGGTAAATACGACACGCATTTTATTAAAAATTATTTTAATCCATCTGAGTTGAAAGAAAGCGCTGAAATTTCAACCGATGGCTCTATATCAACTCAAATTGCAATTGCCATCGCTTCAGGAATCTTGAACCTTGAAAAAATGCACCAAAAGATTTCAACAAAATTGCAAGCACAATCACCGAATTCAAGGGAAAATGTAAATAGATGGAAGCTCAAACGATATGAAAATTTCAGATGA